A window of the Thunnus albacares chromosome 15, fThuAlb1.1, whole genome shotgun sequence genome harbors these coding sequences:
- the LOC122997978 gene encoding ubiquitin-conjugating enzyme E2 D2-like isoform X2 produces MALKRIHKELNDLARDPPAQCSAGPVGDDMFHWQATIMGPSDSPYQGGVFFLTIHFPTDYPFKPPKVAFTTRIYHPNINSNGSICLDILRSQWSPALTISKVLLSICSLLCDPNPDDPLVPEIARIYKTDSQKYTKMAKEWTQKYAM; encoded by the exons ATGGCTTTGAAAAGGATCCACAAG GAGCTTAACGACCTGGCTCGTGACCCTCCAGCACAGTGCTCAGCCGGCCCAGTGGGTGATGACA TGTTTCACTGGCAAGCCACAATCATGGGACCT AGTGACAGTCCATATCAGGGAGGTGTTTTCTTCTTGACAATTCATTTTCCAACAGACTACCCCTTCAAACCACCCAAG GTTGCATTTACGACAAGAATTTACCACCCAAATATTAACAGTAACGGCAGTATCTGTCTGGATATTCTCAGATCACAGTGGTCTCCTGCACTTACTATTTCTAAAG TTCTTCTCTCCATTTGCTCACTCCTATGTGACCCAAACCCTGATGACCCACTAGTGCCAGAGATTGCACGAATCTACAAAACAGATAGTCAGAA ATACACCAAAATGGCAAAAGAATGGACACAAAAATACGCAATGTGA
- the LOC122997978 gene encoding ubiquitin-conjugating enzyme E2 D2-like isoform X1, which yields MALKRIHKELNDLARDPPAQCSAGPVGDDMFHWQATIMGPSDSPYQGGVFFLTIHFPTDYPFKPPKVAFTTRIYHPNINSNGSICLDILRSQWSPALTISKVLLSICSLLCDPNPDDPLVPEIARIYKTDSQKYNKLAQEWTTKYAML from the exons ATGGCTTTGAAAAGGATCCACAAG GAGCTTAACGACCTGGCTCGTGACCCTCCAGCACAGTGCTCAGCCGGCCCAGTGGGTGATGACA TGTTTCACTGGCAAGCCACAATCATGGGACCT AGTGACAGTCCATATCAGGGAGGTGTTTTCTTCTTGACAATTCATTTTCCAACAGACTACCCCTTCAAACCACCCAAG GTTGCATTTACGACAAGAATTTACCACCCAAATATTAACAGTAACGGCAGTATCTGTCTGGATATTCTCAGATCACAGTGGTCTCCTGCACTTACTATTTCTAAAG TTCTTCTCTCCATTTGCTCACTCCTATGTGACCCAAACCCTGATGACCCACTAGTGCCAGAGATTGCACGAATCTACAAAACAGATAGTCAGAA GTACAATAAACTAGCTCAGGAGTGGACGACGAAGTATGCCATGCTTTAG